Genomic window (Deltaproteobacteria bacterium):
GATTTCTTCGCTGACCGTGTAGGGGTCGGTCTTTTTATCAAGGATATCGGCAATCAGTTGCTCGAGGCGGTCGTAGGCGGTCAGGGACTGCATAATTTTCTGGGCAATGCCGGCTTTGATCAGGTCGAGTAATTCAGCCCGAGTGCGTTGATAAAGGGTTTTTTGCAATAATTTACCACCGTCTTGCTGAAGAAATTCTTGGTGGGCGAAAATCCCTTGCATCAGCTCGGAGATCCCAACATTGCGGGGAGCTTCGGTAAGATATACGCCAGGCTGCCAGCTGTCCGCCTCTCGGGTGGCGGCCCGCATCTCCAGCATGGTGACCAGCTCCTGGTAGGTGCGCTCGGCGCCGTCCCGGTCGGCCTTGTTGATCACGAACAGGTCGCCTACTTCCAGAATGCCCGCCTTGATGGCCTGAATATCATCACCCATCCCTGGCACGGTGACCACCAGGGTGGTATGGGCGGTGCTGACGACCTCAACTTCATCCTGGCCCACGCCCACAGTCTCCACCAGGACATAATCCTTGCCCATGGCATCGAGTACGGCGATTACCGCCCGGGCCGACACGGTTAGCCCGCCAAAGTGCCCCCGGGTCGCCAGAGAGCGGATAAATACTCCCTCATCAGTGGCATGGCGCTGCATGCGGATGCGATCCCCCAGGATGGCGCCGCCGGAAAAGGGGCTGGTAGGGTCTACCGCTACCACCCCGACGGTTTTGTCATGCTCCCGGAGATATTGAATCATCTTATCGGTGAGGGTGCTCTTGCCAACCCCGGGAGCGCCGGTGATGCCAATAATGTGGGCCCGACCGGTGTAAGGGTGCAGGGCTTTTAGAACTGTTCGGGCTTCGGGGACGCCATCATCAATATCACGTATCAGCCGGGCACTGGTGCGGATGTCCCCTCCTCGGATCTGCTCAACCATATCCATAAATTTTTGCTCCACTTAATTTATCCTATTTAATACCTTATCACTTGCCCGCCTGCCAATCAATAAAAGTCATAGGGGCGAAGGTCTGTTACTTGGTGTATTTAAAAGGTTAATTTGAGGGGAGGGCCGGAGGACCACCGGCCCCCCGCCCTCCCCTCAAGCTCCCCTCCCACCCCCCCTTAAGGGTTGGGGGTGAGGGTTTGGTAGAGGGCTAAGGTCTGCCAGACCCCTAGCCCTCTACCACGTCTTCCAAGGGATTCAACCGCGGGAAGGCAGCCTTTAAGCTTTCGGGCAATAACAGGCGGCCAGGCCGCAGACGCTTAATCATCTCCAGGGCATTGGCTACCGCCTGTCCATGCGGATGGTTATTAAAAATCAGATAGGTTTCAGTAGCTTGGGCTGCCAGTTCCCGGGCCCGATGTTCCAGCTGAGCCAACTCATGGGAGTCATATAGATAATCATAGCGGGCGTGGGGGTCGTTGAGTTTTCCGAACCAGGCCCGGCGGTTGCGACCGTGCAGGCGCAGATAACCCACATTACCGGTCACCCAGTTGGTAGTCCCCAGAGCATAGGAAACCTGGGGCTGGTCAATATTACAGAATTCCAGGTGCTGGTCATGCAAAAATTGCCGTACCTCCGGGCGCTGCCAGGAGCGATGGCGGACCTCCACGGCCAGCGGATAGTCGGCAAAATGCTGACGGAGAGTTACCAGATAGGCCTGGTTGGCCTCGGTATGATGAAATGAATAAGGAAATTGGGCCAGTAATACCCCCAGGCGACCGGCTAAGAGCAGCGGTTCCAGACCAGCTTTAACCGAGGCCTCTGCCTGCCAGGCGGCCGCGGTGCGGTCATGGGTAAATACCTGCAAGAGCTTGGCGGTAAAGCGAAAATCGGGGTGTTCGGCGACCGCTTCCAGCCAGCGCCGGGACACCACCGGGGACAACGGCCGGTAAAAAGTGACATTAATTTCCACCACCAGGAAAAATTGGCTGAGAAAGACCAGTCGCTCCGTGCCCTTTATTTTGGGGGGATAGACCACTCCCTGCCAATCGGGGTAGTCCCAGCCCGCCGGACCGATGCGGATCATCTTAGACTCCGGTTGCTTATTGCCACGAACCCCATATCCTAAAATAATTATATCCCTTGATAGCGGGTTTGGAAAGGTTCTGCTTGCCGGCCATCCATCAATTTCAGTCAGGCGGTTAAGTTCAGTTGGTTAACATGACAAGGTTTATCGCTTGCAAAGATTATCTTAATCTGGCTATACTTGGGCCAGATCATTTGGCTGAATGAACCAATAAAAGGATGATAATCAATTAAAGGAGAATGATTGGAATTTATTTTAACTGATTTCCAGGAACAGATCGGCACTATCACCTTCAATCACCCGGCTAAACGCCATGCCTTAAGTAGGGCCCTGGTCAGTGAACTAATTGCGGCTTTATCTAAATTTAGGAATCAAAAAGCCCGGGCGTTGATTTTGCGTGCTCCTCCAGGGTCCAAGGTCTGGTCGGCCGGAGTGGATATCACCGAATTCCCACAGCCAGGGGAAGAGGCGCTGCCGTATTATGGTCATATAGAACGGCTTATCCGGGCCATTCAACATTTCCCGGCTCCAGTGATCGCCATGATTGAAGGAAGCGTCTGGGGCGGGGCCTGCGAGTTAGCCCTGGTTTGCGATATCCTGATTGGCGCTGATACCGCCAGCTTCGCCATTACCCCGGCCCGCATCGGAGTGCCTTATAATCCTGCCGGTATCCTGCATTTCATCAATAGGGTGGGAATGGCTACGGTCAAGGAGATGTTCTTCACGGCCCAGCCGATTGCCGCCCCACGGGCCTTGGCGGTGGGTATCCTTACCCATTTGGTCCCCGCGGCGGAGTTGGAAAGCTTTACCTATCAGATGGCCAGGATAATCACTTTAAATTCGCCGTTGAGCATCTCGGTAATCAAAGAGCAACTCCGCCTCCTGGGCAATGCCATGCCCTTGAGTCCGGAGACTTTTGAGCGCATCCAGGGGTTACGTGAAAAAGTTTACCACAGTAAAGACTATCTGGAAGGCCAGCAGGCATTTCTGGAGAAACGTCCGCCAGAGTTTAAAGGAGAATAGAAAGTCATCATTTTTTAAGGAATTCAAAAGGGAGAATTTCCAAGCCATGCCAATTTATGACTTTGTCTGTCCGCATTGCGGGGCCAGACGGGATATGCTGTTACTCCCGGGAGACTTGGGGGAGGATATTCTCTGTCCGGCCTGCGGCCTAGGAACGCTGATCCGAGTTGTCTCCGCTTCGGAGCTCCCCTCAGAACGCTGTACCGGACCGGCTGGACCTACTAAGGGTGGCCATTCCGGGGACGCCCCTGAGGATAGTTGAAGAATTTTCTAGAATTGTGCAAGTATAAGTTGGCCCGGATTTCCGGGCCGAGGTGGCGGTGATAAAAAGGCTGACTGAATTGGGCCGGATACTGTTAGGTCGTCGGCCTTTACACTTACAGTATCTCCAGGTTGAAGTTACCACCCGCTGCAATCTCCCCGGTTGTCAGATGTGTCCCCGGTCGGCCTGCAAAGACCGCTGGGACGCCCATGACTTGAGTTGGGAGGATTTTGAGCGGCTGCTTCCGAGCATAGCCCGGTTTGAACAGGTCCACTTAAGCGGCTGGGGGGAGCCTCTGGTGCATCCCCGCCTCTGGGAAATGGCACAGGTGGCCCGGGCCCAAGGTTGCAAAGTGGGCCTGACCACCAATGGTTTGGGCCTGACCGAGGCGGTGCAGGCCCAGGTGCTGGAGCATCTGGATATGGTGGCCATCTCCGTGGATGGGGCTCAGGCCGCGACCTATGAGAGGCTGCGGCCGGGAGGCGATTTTGACCGCTTGACCCGCCAGATCGGCTCCTTATGCGCTCGCAAGCGGGAAGTGGGGAGCCGCCGTCCGGAGGTGGTGTTGCTGTTTATGAAAATGCGGCCGAATATCGGCGAGTTGCCGGAATTTATTGAATTGGCCGCCACCCTGGGAGTGGACCGGGTTAATGCCACCAACCTGGATTTTATTCCGGTGCCGGAGATGGAACCCCTGTCACTGTATACCCATGCGGCAGTGGAACCAGCCATTGACGAGATTAGCCACCAGGCGGAACAGAAAGCCCGGGAACTAGGGTTGCCGTTTCGCAACTTCCCCCTCCACCCCATTTTAGATCTGATGGTATGCGATGCCAATCCCCTAAAAAATGCCTTTGTCACTGTCTTCGGAGAGTTTTGCCCCTGCGTTTACCTGGGGCTGCCGGTGGGGGAGGGTTTTTCTCGGCAATTTTTCGGACAGACCTACACCGCCCACAATTATTCCTATGGCAATGTTCGAAGCGGTGATTTTTTAAAACACTGCCAACAGCTGGCCTATCGTCAGTTTACCGATTTTTTCCGCCATCGGGTCGGCCGGGTACCCGGTCTGCTGACCGAACTGGTCCAACGGGGCACCGTCCCAAGCCAACAAAAGACCATCCGCCCGCAATCTGCCCGACCAGAACCTCTTTATCCCTGGCCGCCGGCCTGCCAGGGCTGTTATAAGACCCTGGGGTTTTGAACTCTATTCAAAGCCTTCCCCTTAAGTCGATTTCTGGCGGGTTATCGAAGTTTCTGCAAGAGCCAGGCGATGTTTTCAGCCAGATCGCTGATGGTTTTAAGACCCTCATCATCCTGGGCCACCTCGCCGGGCTGATGGCCATAAGCTATCGGCCAGTAGCTCGACCCTGGCACCACCATTCCCATGATGGAAAAGAAGAACATCAGTTGGGCATAGGTAAAATTAACCCCGGCCCGGCGGGCCACGACCACCGGGGCACCGATTTTCCGGTAAAAAATATTATCGCCCAGGCGAGCTAGATATCCGGCCCGATCTAACAAGGCCATGATATTAGGGGAGGCGGAGCCGAAGTAAACCGGGGAGCCAATCAGCAGGGCCTTAGCCTGGCGCATCTGTTCATAAATGGGCATGAAGTCATCCGCCAAGATGCAGACATTCTTCTCCTCGGCGCACTGCAGGCAGGCAGTGCAAGGCAAAATATGCTTATTATGGAGAGAGATCAGGGCGGTGGTAAAACTGTGTTGCTGGAGCACCTGCAGGGCATGGTTGAGCAGATATTGGGTATTGCCCGCCGCGCGGGCAGAGCCAGAGATAGCCAGCACGTCCATGAAGTTCTCCTCTTTAGGTAAAAAGTAGGAAATATAACGGCCGCTGGCCAGACCAGCTGTCTGGGCCTTAGTCAGAACCCAGGTCTAACCCGTAGGCCTGCTCAAACTGGGCGATAATCCCGGCCGCCCACTGCTGATCGGCTGCGGCCACCCAAATCGCTCCCCAACCCTCGCGAGCCGTAAACAGGCCATCATAGGCGGTATCCTCAAAAGTTCGTAAAAAATAATCGACTCCGGCCTGATCCAGAGCCCGGGTCAGCAGGTCGGCTTCAAAGCGGTTCGCCAAAGTGCGCAGTCTGACATAAGGCATCGGAGAAAATTTCTCTTTTCCGGAGGAAAAATAATTCTAAATCCCAGAAAAAAAGGCCGGAACCCCGGCCCGGATAAGAATAACCCCAGGTAACCACGCTGCTGACTGCCCCTCACCGCCAACCTTTTCAATCTCTTACTCCTCTGCCACTTTCATCCTCTCTTGTTGGGAATTCACCGCTTCCTTTCGGAGGCGGAACTTCCTTAAAGAGATTCTGAAACCAACAGCCATCCAAGATTTACTCGGGTTGCCAGCCATTGACAACCAGTGCCCCTTGGCTTCCTGGGGTCAATTTTATAATAATAACTGTTGTTGTATTTGTCAAGATATTTTTTCGCAATCCAGTTAATAAATTTAAATCGGACCCGGTTTGCCCTCCGACAACCGGTGACGCGCGGAGCCGCCTTTTTACAAATTACTTGTCCGGAAACTTTTTCCCATGTATAGTTAAATCTTGGCATTGATTATTCGGATCATGGTTGGGCTTGATTAACCCGGCCGAGAAAATCTGTCTCAGAAACGAGGACCGGTATCCCTAATTACCTAAAATCGAACTTTTTTGGCCATAAATTACTGGTATGGCAAATCCTCCCCCATTTCTCTCGACCAGGGAGCAGATATGGCAGCTAAACTGATCATGGTTACCGGAGGGGCCGGGTTTATCGGCTCACATGTGGTGGACCTCCTGTTAGAGCAGGGGCACCGGGTGCTGGTGGTCGACGATCTCTCCACCGGCTCAAGGGCCAATCTCAATCCGCAGGCTGAATTTCATCAGTTGGATATTCGCCGTCCTGAGGTTTATGATCTGATTTTACAGACTAAGCCAGCGGTCATCTGCCATCAGGCCGCCCAGGTCAGTGTCAGGAATTCAGTGGCTGATCCGCTCTACGATGCCACGATCAATATCATGGGGTCTTTGAACCTGCTCCAGGCCGCGATCGAGACTAGAGTGGAAAAATTTATTTTCGCTTCCACCGGCGGCGCTATCTATGGCGAACAGGATTATTTCCCCGCCGATGAGCAGCATCCGCTGCGGCCGGTCTGTCCCTATGGGGTCGCCAAGCTGGCGGTGGAGAAGTACCTCTACTATTATCAGCAGGAGTATGGCCTTAAGTATGTGGCCCTGCGTTACGCCAATGTCTATGGGCCCCGGCAGGATCCTTACGGGGAGGCCGGGGTAGTGGCCATCTTTGCCGAGAAGATGCTGAGCGGGGAACAGGCGGTGATTAATGGCGACGGGTTACAGACCCGGGACTTTGTTTATGTTAAGGACGTGGCCCGGGCCAACTGGCTGGCCCTTGGTGCCGACGTTCAGGGCGAAATCAATATCGGCACCGGTCTGGAGACGGACATCAACACCCTGTTCCATTATCTGAAGGAATTTACTGCCGCTTCTATGGAGGAGTACCACGGCCCGCCCAAATCCGGGGAGCAGCGGCGCAGTGTGATCAATTTCGGCAAGGCCCGGGCGCAACTGGGCTGGGAGCCGCAGACCCCCTTGAAGGAGGGTCTGGCCGCTACGGTGGAGTATTTTCGCCACCATTCAACCACCTAGGAAGATCCAGACAGAAGCTAACCCGCGTTAATACCGTTGGAACTACCGGAGAAGGAAAGCTCAGCAAAGAACCGGTTCAGGACCTTTCAGGAGATTTCTCCAATCCCAGGACCGGTAGAATAAAATAAAAATCATTGCCCTCCGAGGTAGGTTCATAGCCTACCTGGCCGCCGTGGGTTTCGATGACGTTGCGCATAAAATAGAGGCCGCGGCCAGTTCCCACTTCTCCTCCGATATTGCTGCCGCGATACCCTTCATCAAAGATATGCTCGATGTCTGGGGGCGGAACATGAGGCCCGGAGGAAAAGACATTGAAGCGGATTCCATCTTTGCCCGGGCCGAAAAAATCTTTGACCAATTGACGACCGAAAGAAACATATTTACGGCCCGACGGGCTGGGGCGGGTATATTTCACCGCATTAGAGAAAAGATTAGCGTATACTTGGGCAATCAATCCCTTATCTACGGATAAGGTGAGATCTTCTTCCGGGACCCCGCCCAGGCTTTCGTCGATTTCGATCTGGCGTTCCCGGAATTTGGGCAAAAACAGTTCCAACTGCGGAGCAATGATCTCGCTACGGACGTTGCAGGTCCGACGTCGGAGGACAAAGTGGCCTTTCTCGAAATGGCTGGGCCGGAATAGGGATTCTAAATACAGGCTGATGCCTTGATAATGCTTTTCCAGATTCTGAAAATCTTCTTCGATGCCTTGAATCAATTCCTGCAGGGCCGGGGCTATTTCTCGGGCTTTGGCCTCGGCTGCGGGGGCGGTCGGAAGACCACGGCACAGGTCATGCAAGGACATGATTTTCTTTTTTAAATGGCGCAAGTAAAGCGTCAGGCTGATGTTCGGGGTGATGACATTATGTTCGATGTCGGCCACCAGACTATTGATAAACCGAATATGCTGGATGTTCTGCCAGAGAATGATTTTGTTATTTAAACAGTAGCCCAGACGGTTAGTATATTTTTCAAAGAAAAACTTGTCAGACTCGGAAAGACCATCCACCGGAAAGATTTCCAGCATGCCGATCACCTGGTCCTTGGCAAAAAACGGCAACCGTTCCACCAACAAACGATTGCCCCGGATCGGAATAATCCAGGAGGACCCGACCTCATAGGTGGTGCTGGAAAGATAAATATACGGAGGTGGCGGCGTCATTTCAGGCTGGAGTCCAGTCAAACTGTCGCACACATACTCCATCCGGCCGGCATCGCTAGACACCAGACAGAGGCGGCTGTCCCGGTCAAAGAACTCCTTAATGACCGTAATGCAGACCCGATAAAGGTTTTCCAGGGTTTCATATTCCTGGGACAGGTCGAAGAAGGTTTTAATCGCATCATCCTGTAACCGGCCGAAATTGTATTCCTGGAAACTCTTTTTCTTTTCCTGGACGCGTTGGCGAACCACATCTAGATCAGTGGGTTCCATGGGTCGGATTCCTTTAACCGCTGTCTCGGAGATTTCACCTACCAGACATTGCTCACAGCCTGAACATCAGATGCATGGCGTTGCATGAATTGGGGCATCAGGGTCCTAATAAAGTGCTTTCAAAGGAGAAGGGGATTTAACCTAATGTCTTGGTTAATGAATCCCAGTCAGTCTTTTTGTATATTTTGGGATAACCGGGAAAAATAATAACTGGCAAGCATCTTGAGTGATCCATTTATATATTATCATATTTAATAACTGCCCTTCAAGGCAGTGTAGATTTGCCTTACCTAGTTTCGCCACCGTCTATAGCTCTTACTCGGGTCGCAAAAAATGGATGGGGGCAGAGAAAAACCGCTTTTGGGAAGGGGGAGGGGCCGACAATCCCCCTTTTTCCCCATCAAATTAACCTTTTAAATGCTTCGAGAAATAAATAGCCGTTGCTTTAGCAACCGATCTTGCCTGACCGGGCATAGTGTTTAACCCCTTCCTCATAAAGGTCGTGCCCCCGGCAATCATTGATGACGATAGTAGGAAAATCCTCCACCACCAGCCGGTGGATGGCTTCCGGACCCAGATCCTCATAGGCCAGGACCTGAGCCTCTTTGATGGCCTGGGCAATCAAGGCCCCGGCCCCGCCGGTCGCCCCCAGGTAAACCGCTTTATATTTCACCAGGGCGTCGATCACTTCCGGGCTGCGCTTGCCTTTGCCGATCATGGCCTTGAGTCCCCGAGCCAGAAGCTGGGGGGTATAGGGATCCATCCGGTAACTGGTGGTGGGGCCGGCCGCCCCGATCACCTGACCGGGCCGTGCCGGACTGGGACCCACATAATACATCACCTGACCCTGGAGATCAAAGGGCAGCTCCTGGCCGGTGTTCAACAGGTCAATCAGACGCTTATGCGCCGCATCCCGGGCGGTATAGATGACACCACTCAGCAAAACCTTATCACCAATCTGCAGATCGGTGACCTGCTGGTCATTCAAAGGGGTGGTTAATTTTATGGTTCTGGACATGGACTGCTCCTTATAACACTACTTCCTGGTGACGGCTGGCATGGCACTGGACATTAACCGCCACCGGCAGACTGGCAATATGGCAAGGTATCAGGTTGATATGGACGGCCAGGGAAGTAAAACGTCCCCCCAACCCCTGGGGGCCGATTCCCAGATCATTGATCAGGGTCAACAACTCTTCTTCCAGGACGGCCAACTCCGGGTCGGGATGCTGGCTACCCACCTCCCGCAACAGGGCCTTTTTGGCCTGCAGGGCGGCCTGCTCAAAGGTGCCGCCGATACCCACCCCAATGATGGTCGGCGGACAGGGATTGGCTCCCGCCTCCCGGACCGTTTGCACCACCTTCTCTTTGATCCCGGCCAGGCCCGCGGCCGGGCGCAGCATATAGACCCGGCTCATGTTTTCGCTGCCGCCGCCTTTGGGGACCACGATCAGCTTTAAGCGGTCGCCGGGCACGATGCTGGTGTAGATCACCGCCGGGGTATTATCGCCGGTGTTTTGGCGGGTAAGGGGATGGCACAAGGATTTCCGCAAGTAGCCTTCCTGATATCCCTGGCGCACGCCTGCCTGAATAGCCTCATTAAAGTCGCCCCCGACCAGATGGACCTCCTGCCCGACCTCGGCAAAGACTACGGTCAGGCCGCAATCCTGACAGAGGGGGATCAGCTTTTCCCGGGCAATGCGGGCGTTTTCCAATAATTGCCGGAATACTTCTTGGCCGGCCGGGGATTCTTCCTCCCGCAGCCCCTTTTCCAAGGCCCGGATCATATCTTCCCCCAGCTCAAAATTAGCCGTCATCGCTGCTTGTCTGACCGCCGCGGTCACTTCTTTAACGTTGATTTCTCGCATCTTTTTTTCTCATTTATATCTTTATGTTACTCCGCGTTTAAAAGGTTAATTTAAGGGAGGGCCGGGGGACCGTCAGCCCCCCTCTCCCCTCAAGCTCTTTTCCCCACCTTAAAAGATTGCGGAAAGGATGACAATTGAAATCGCTGGTTTTTTTAGAACTTGTCTAAGATCCCCCGGACCGTTGTGAGCAGTTGTCTCAGGTTATAAGGCTTCCTAAGGAACCAGGTTTTTTTGGCCTGGAAAACTTCCTGTCCCACAGAGTCCTCGTTAAAACCGCTGGTGAGAACCACTCTGGCCTGGGGATCGAGTCCAATCAATTCTTCCAGACATCTCTTACCCCCCATGCCCGGCATCGATAGATCCAAAATAACCAGATCTAGATATCTGGCCTGCTGTCGATAAATCTGTAACGCCTCCTCGCCGCTGGCCGCAGTAATTACCTGATAACCATACCTTTTCAACATGTTTTGACCTAAATCTCGCAGGGTTTCCTCGTCATCGACGAACAGGATGGTCTCTGTCCCCTGCCAGGAAACCTCTAAAGCCTTCTTTACCACTGGTTGGGCCAGTTCACCGGCTTTGTCCAAAGCCGGCAGATAAATTCTGAAAGTGGTTCCTTTCCCGGGTTCGCTGGAGCAATTTATGTATCCCCCATGACTTTGCACCACCCCATAGACCATGGCCAGCCCCAAGCCGGTGCCCCGACCGGGCTCTTTGGTGGTAAAGAATGGCTCAAAAATGCGTTCCATCAGCTCTTTCGACATGCCGCAGCCCGTATCGGAAACGCTGAGTAAGACATAATCACCGGGTTTGACCCCCAGATGATCTTGGCGGTGCTGATGGTCTAAAGTGAGGTTTTCGGTGGCCAGGATTAATTTCCCTCCTGCTGGCATGGCATCGCGGGCATTAACCGCCAGATTTAACAGCACCTGCTCAAGTTGAATCGGGTCGGCATGGACCGTCCATAAATTACGCGCCTGCCGTAATTCAATGGCAATCATCCGGGGGATAGTTCTGACCAAGATCTTTTCAATTTTCTCAATGGCCTCATTGAGATTGACCGGTTGGAGATTGCTCTCTGCCTTCCGACCTAAGGTAAGAATTTGCTGGATCAATTTAGCCCCCTGCTGGGCGGCTTTGTTTATTGTTTTTAATTCAGCAAAGCCAGGATGATCATTGTCCAGCTCCAAGAGAAGAATTTCGGCATAACCCTGAATAGCTTGAAGAATATTATTGAAGTCATGAGCAATGCCGCTGGCCAGGGTCCCCACTGCCTCCATTTTTTGGGCCTGTTGGAGTTGTGCCCGCAGGTTTTTCTCAGCGCTGACATCGATAATAAAAGCCAGCGTAGCCGGTTCGCCCTGATAGTCTATTAGCGCCAGCCTCACTGCAACATTAAAAGTTTGGCCATTCTTTTTCAGGGTTTTGACCTCGTAAGGGGGGACTTCCCGGCCCGCCAAACTATCTGACCGCCTCTGTCGGACCATTTCTCGCAGCTCCGGAACAGTGAAAGACCCCACTTCGCGACCCAAAATTTCCCTGGCATGGTCATAGCCAAACATTTTGAGCCAAGCGGGATTGACATAAACGTATTTTCCGTGCTGAACTATGCTGATCCCTAGCGGGGCTGATTCGATCAGGTTGCGCATTTGGACTTCTGAAGCCTGCCGCGCCTCCTCCGACCGCTGGCGCGCTTCCCTAAGTTCGATACTGTGCAGGGCAAAACCCAGATCTTCCCCCACATCTTGGAAAAGCTCTCGCTCCTCCGGGTAAATCGCCATTTCGGGGGGGATGGAAACACTTAGCAACCCGTAGGTTTGGCCGTTATATTCCAATCGGCAAGTCATGGCCACCCGGCCTTGGTATTGATGAGCCAAGGGACAATCACCACAAGCTGACGGCGGATTCAGAATTACCACCGGAGCCGTTTGGGTCAGGGCCTGAAGAGCACAGTAAATTAACTCACCACGTTGCAAGCGCTCCGGCAGGGGGTGAAAGTTATTACCCAGTCCAGATTCAGCGGCTTGCACAAATCGCCCGGATTCATCCAAGAGTGCGATCCAGGCGGTTAAATAACCCCGCGTCTCGATTAATTTGTCGCAGGCGTGCTGGATCAGCCGGTCGCGCTCTATTTCCGGGGTGATGACTTGGCTGACACCGCGGACCGCCCGCAATACGGCGTTGAGGTGCTCAATCCGCTTCTCGGTCTGACTTTTGTGAAAAGCGATTTCGATAGTAATGTGCAATTCTCGGTTGTCAAAAGGTTTTAAGATATATCCGAAAGGTTCGGTTAATTTGGCGCGCTTCAAGGTCTGCTCATCTCCATAAGCGGTGAGGAACACCACCGGGATTTTGAAACAGGAGCGGATCTGCTCCGCGGCCGCGATACCATCCATCTCACCTGATAAGACAATATCCATCAGCACCAAATCGGGGTTATGGGTTGCGGCTATTTCTACCGCTTCCTCCCCCGAGGGCACGATAGCGGCAACACTGTAACCCAGGTTCTCCAGCGTCCGTTGCAGATCTTCGGCGATAATCCTTTCATCTTCCACGATCAAGATACGCTTTTTCATTAGTCGATCCTTTGTAGTAGTCATCCTTAGCGCTTAGCAGAAAATTCGATGATAAATTCGGTGCCGCCGGTCCGATTCAGCCGGATTTTCCCCTGGAGCTGTT
Coding sequences:
- a CDS encoding flavodoxin family protein — its product is MDVLAISGSARAAGNTQYLLNHALQVLQQHSFTTALISLHNKHILPCTACLQCAEEKNVCILADDFMPIYEQMRQAKALLIGSPVYFGSASPNIMALLDRAGYLARLGDNIFYRKIGAPVVVARRAGVNFTYAQLMFFFSIMGMVVPGSSYWPIAYGHQPGEVAQDDEGLKTISDLAENIAWLLQKLR
- a CDS encoding fumarate hydratase, whose product is MREINVKEVTAAVRQAAMTANFELGEDMIRALEKGLREEESPAGQEVFRQLLENARIAREKLIPLCQDCGLTVVFAEVGQEVHLVGGDFNEAIQAGVRQGYQEGYLRKSLCHPLTRQNTGDNTPAVIYTSIVPGDRLKLIVVPKGGGSENMSRVYMLRPAAGLAGIKEKVVQTVREAGANPCPPTIIGVGIGGTFEQAALQAKKALLREVGSQHPDPELAVLEEELLTLINDLGIGPQGLGGRFTSLAVHINLIPCHIASLPVAVNVQCHASRHQEVVL
- a CDS encoding DUF72 domain-containing protein, encoding MIRIGPAGWDYPDWQGVVYPPKIKGTERLVFLSQFFLVVEINVTFYRPLSPVVSRRWLEAVAEHPDFRFTAKLLQVFTHDRTAAAWQAEASVKAGLEPLLLAGRLGVLLAQFPYSFHHTEANQAYLVTLRQHFADYPLAVEVRHRSWQRPEVRQFLHDQHLEFCNIDQPQVSYALGTTNWVTGNVGYLRLHGRNRRAWFGKLNDPHARYDYLYDSHELAQLEHRARELAAQATETYLIFNNHPHGQAVANALEMIKRLRPGRLLLPESLKAAFPRLNPLEDVVEG
- a CDS encoding zinc ribbon domain-containing protein, producing MPIYDFVCPHCGARRDMLLLPGDLGEDILCPACGLGTLIRVVSASELPSERCTGPAGPTKGGHSGDAPEDS
- a CDS encoding NAD-dependent epimerase/dehydratase family protein codes for the protein MAAKLIMVTGGAGFIGSHVVDLLLEQGHRVLVVDDLSTGSRANLNPQAEFHQLDIRRPEVYDLILQTKPAVICHQAAQVSVRNSVADPLYDATINIMGSLNLLQAAIETRVEKFIFASTGGAIYGEQDYFPADEQHPLRPVCPYGVAKLAVEKYLYYYQQEYGLKYVALRYANVYGPRQDPYGEAGVVAIFAEKMLSGEQAVINGDGLQTRDFVYVKDVARANWLALGADVQGEINIGTGLETDINTLFHYLKEFTAASMEEYHGPPKSGEQRRSVINFGKARAQLGWEPQTPLKEGLAATVEYFRHHSTT
- a CDS encoding sensor histidine kinase codes for the protein MEPTDLDVVRQRVQEKKKSFQEYNFGRLQDDAIKTFFDLSQEYETLENLYRVCITVIKEFFDRDSRLCLVSSDAGRMEYVCDSLTGLQPEMTPPPPYIYLSSTTYEVGSSWIIPIRGNRLLVERLPFFAKDQVIGMLEIFPVDGLSESDKFFFEKYTNRLGYCLNNKIILWQNIQHIRFINSLVADIEHNVITPNISLTLYLRHLKKKIMSLHDLCRGLPTAPAAEAKAREIAPALQELIQGIEEDFQNLEKHYQGISLYLESLFRPSHFEKGHFVLRRRTCNVRSEIIAPQLELFLPKFRERQIEIDESLGGVPEEDLTLSVDKGLIAQVYANLFSNAVKYTRPSPSGRKYVSFGRQLVKDFFGPGKDGIRFNVFSSGPHVPPPDIEHIFDEGYRGSNIGGEVGTGRGLYFMRNVIETHGGQVGYEPTSEGNDFYFILPVLGLEKSPERS
- the meaB gene encoding methylmalonyl Co-A mutase-associated GTPase MeaB encodes the protein MDMVEQIRGGDIRTSARLIRDIDDGVPEARTVLKALHPYTGRAHIIGITGAPGVGKSTLTDKMIQYLREHDKTVGVVAVDPTSPFSGGAILGDRIRMQRHATDEGVFIRSLATRGHFGGLTVSARAVIAVLDAMGKDYVLVETVGVGQDEVEVVSTAHTTLVVTVPGMGDDIQAIKAGILEVGDLFVINKADRDGAERTYQELVTMLEMRAATREADSWQPGVYLTEAPRNVGISELMQGIFAHQEFLQQDGGKLLQKTLYQRTRAELLDLIKAGIAQKIMQSLTAYDRLEQLIADILDKKTDPYTVSEEIVARTLKQCKF
- a CDS encoding Fe-S-containing hydro-lyase, translating into MSRTIKLTTPLNDQQVTDLQIGDKVLLSGVIYTARDAAHKRLIDLLNTGQELPFDLQGQVMYYVGPSPARPGQVIGAAGPTTSYRMDPYTPQLLARGLKAMIGKGKRSPEVIDALVKYKAVYLGATGGAGALIAQAIKEAQVLAYEDLGPEAIHRLVVEDFPTIVINDCRGHDLYEEGVKHYARSGKIGC
- a CDS encoding DUF2007 domain-containing protein produces the protein MPYVRLRTLANRFEADLLTRALDQAGVDYFLRTFEDTAYDGLFTAREGWGAIWVAAADQQWAAGIIAQFEQAYGLDLGSD
- the scpB gene encoding methylmalonyl-CoA decarboxylase; this translates as MEFILTDFQEQIGTITFNHPAKRHALSRALVSELIAALSKFRNQKARALILRAPPGSKVWSAGVDITEFPQPGEEALPYYGHIERLIRAIQHFPAPVIAMIEGSVWGGACELALVCDILIGADTASFAITPARIGVPYNPAGILHFINRVGMATVKEMFFTAQPIAAPRALAVGILTHLVPAAELESFTYQMARIITLNSPLSISVIKEQLRLLGNAMPLSPETFERIQGLREKVYHSKDYLEGQQAFLEKRPPEFKGE